A portion of the Leucoraja erinacea ecotype New England chromosome 9, Leri_hhj_1, whole genome shotgun sequence genome contains these proteins:
- the pigh gene encoding phosphatidylinositol N-acetylglucosaminyltransferase subunit H isoform X2 yields the protein MAAHFRDINGRNIFFEQQHHSPLCREFTVISPKLSLRSVLGYTAFIWLVAYSIFYTTQNTSVLSATIIITLLGMILHLHFCKVDQESMLIIGSIGVQMNTLYASGREHVNFIEMKKVKDIVINEGFYMKVIYYLCILLIDTESPRGVSEVVPVFQSAKPRLDCLSQVYRSCQEILQQTQVEQ from the exons ATGGCGGCGCACTTCAGAGACATCAATGGCCGCAACATCTTCTTCGAGCAACAGCATCACTCGCCGCTCTGCCGCGAGTTTACCGTCATCTCCCCGAAGCTGTCTCTCCGCTCCGTACTCGGATACACCGCCTTCATCTGGCTGGTGGCGTACTCCATCTTCTACACCACGCAG AACACTTCAGTGCTCTCCGCCACCATTATCATCACTCTCCTTGGGATGATCCTGCACCTCCATTTCTGTAAAGTCGATCAGGAATCGATGCTGATCATTGGATCGATCGGAGTCCAGATGAACACCCTGTATGCCTCTGGTCGGGAGCATGTGAACTTCATCGAGATGAAGAAAGTGAAAGATATAGTAATCAATGAAGGCTTTTATATG aaaGTGATCTATTACCTGTGTATACTACTGATTGACACAGAGAGCCCGAGAGGAGTGTCCGAGGTGGTGCCAGTGTTCCAG AGTGCGAAGCCACGTCTGGATTGTCTGTCCCAGGTGTACAGAAGCTGTCAGGAAATCTTACAACAGACACAGGTTGAACAGTGA
- the pigh gene encoding phosphatidylinositol N-acetylglucosaminyltransferase subunit H isoform X1 has translation MAAHFRDINGRNIFFEQQHHSPLCREFTVISPKLSLRSVLGYTAFIWLVAYSIFYTTQNTSVLSATIIITLLGMILHLHFCKVDQESMLIIGSIGVQMNTLYASGREHVNFIEMKKVKDIVINEGFYMQKVIYYLCILLIDTESPRGVSEVVPVFQSAKPRLDCLSQVYRSCQEILQQTQVEQ, from the exons ATGGCGGCGCACTTCAGAGACATCAATGGCCGCAACATCTTCTTCGAGCAACAGCATCACTCGCCGCTCTGCCGCGAGTTTACCGTCATCTCCCCGAAGCTGTCTCTCCGCTCCGTACTCGGATACACCGCCTTCATCTGGCTGGTGGCGTACTCCATCTTCTACACCACGCAG AACACTTCAGTGCTCTCCGCCACCATTATCATCACTCTCCTTGGGATGATCCTGCACCTCCATTTCTGTAAAGTCGATCAGGAATCGATGCTGATCATTGGATCGATCGGAGTCCAGATGAACACCCTGTATGCCTCTGGTCGGGAGCATGTGAACTTCATCGAGATGAAGAAAGTGAAAGATATAGTAATCAATGAAGGCTTTTATATG cagaaaGTGATCTATTACCTGTGTATACTACTGATTGACACAGAGAGCCCGAGAGGAGTGTCCGAGGTGGTGCCAGTGTTCCAG AGTGCGAAGCCACGTCTGGATTGTCTGTCCCAGGTGTACAGAAGCTGTCAGGAAATCTTACAACAGACACAGGTTGAACAGTGA